The Geothrix sp. DNA segment CCCAGGTGGCGGAATGGACCGCGCTGATTGGCCAGTACCGAGCTAGTGCCCGGCGGGTGGAGGCCCAGGCCCGGCTCGAACTTGACAGCATCACGGATGAACTCCAGCTCCAGAGAAACGAGGCCAGCGCCCAGGTCATGCGGTTGAAAAGCTCCGCCGACGCCGAGTGGGAGCACGAGAAGTCACAACTGGAGCGGGCCTGGCAAGCCGTCCGCTCCGCCTTCCAGCGAGCCAAGCTCAAGTTCTGAGGAAGGGAGCCCGCCTACTTCAACCCACTCGGCGGAAAGCCCGGAATGGTTTCCAGATCCTTGAAGAGCTTGCCCATGGCCTTGCGGAGCGAGGCCTGCAGCTGACGCTCACGCCGGTTCTGCTCATCCGCGGGCAGGGCCGCCAGCTCCTTGCGGGCCCACAGCACGTAATACGTCTCCTCCCACAGGGGCTTGTCTGAACCCTTGCGGGTGAGGCGCGCTTCCACCACGGCGGGGGAGGACCAGCGGCCCATGAGCATGGACCCGCCGATCCAGAAGGCGCTTTCCTCCAGCAGCTCATAGACGCCGAGCCCCACCGCGAGACGGGCGTCGTGGGCGAGCAGGCCGACTCCCGCGCCCCAGGCCACGCCGCTGAGGATGCCCCAGGCGATGTACTTGGCCCTCACCTCCCCCAGGCTGGTGATGGTCAGGTCCAAGTGAAGGTCCGCGGCTGGGTCCAGCTGGAGGCCGCGCGCCGCAGCCTCGGCCCGGAGACCGGTCTCGAAGGCCTGGCGGTGGCCTTCCAGGGCTGCCCGGCGGGAGGCGGGTGAATCCACCTGACCGAGGGGCTGCTGCAGCCGGGCCAGCTTCCGGCTATGGTCTTCGATGCCGACGTTCAGGGAGAGGGCGGGCCTTTCCTGGCGGATTTGAAGGTCGTTCAGCGGCGAGCGGCAGGCCAATCCCGCCAGAGCCAGACCCATCAAGAGACCTGCACGGAACCTCATCCGCGGGATTCCTCCGCCGGTCGGAACAACCGCCACGCGGCACCTCCCAGCACCAGCAGCGCCAGGCCCGCGATCCAGGGCATCCAGGGGCGGGCACGCTGATCGGTGCCCTCGCGGCGGGGGAGGCCCTGGTCGTCCGGTTCCCGGGCGCCGAGGCTGAGCGGGGCACGACTGGCCAGGGTGCGGATGGAGGGCAGGGCGCCGAGGCTGCCGGGGGCCTGCCTGGCCTCGCCGCCCAGGTGCAGGGCATAGGCCTGTCCAGCCTCCGCGGGGAAGATCAGGGTCTGCCGGCGGACCAGGATGCGGACACTCTGGGGCGACGCCCCTTCGGGCAGGGTGAAGGTGAGGGTCTTCGCCTGGACAGGCGCGAGGGCGATGCGACTGGCCGTCGTATTCAGGGCCGGGAGGTTCCATACGAGATCGCTGCAGAACCAGCCCTGCTCATTCTCGCTGCCCTCGCCGAGGTGGATCTCCGGCCGCAGGGGCGCTACGGGCGGCACCAGCACCAGGTCCAGGCCCACCACGCGCTGGGTGTCAGGCAGCGTCAGCCGCCAAGTGCGGGGCCGGCCGGGTTCGGGCGTGAGCAGGCCGTCCAGGGCCAGCTCGGTCTCCAGGGCCTCGGGGCGCGCCTCGGCCCGCACGGAGATGCCCCGGATCCGCGGTGCCTCGCCCTGGGACGCGAGCAGCGTGAGCCGGTAGCGCTGACCATCCCAGGGGAGGTCGAGGCTGCGGCGGCTGCCCGAAGGCGACAGGTCGTAGAGGTGCAGCGGCGACAGCGGGTCGTAGGCGATGAAGGCGCCGCCCTCGCTCTGGCGTTCAGCCTTCACTCGAGCCACCCAGGGGGCGCGGCCGTCCAGGTCGAGCTCCAGTCTGAGCGATTCACGCTCGCCCACCCGCCAGCCCTCGGGCAGCTTCAGGGAGAACTCCGCCGTGGGGTGCCCTTCGGCGTCCCTGCCGGCGAGCAGGTTCTCCATCGGCAGGGTGCGGGATTCCCACAGGCCTTCGCGGGCTTCGATGAAGGGGATGCTATGTCCCGCGGCATCGCCGATCCAGGCGCCCTTCTTCTGGCGCTGGGCGTCGGCGTCCAGTGGCAGGCAGGCCCAGCCGTTGGCGGGCGCGGGCGAGATGGGCCGGCGGTGCAGGGAGGCGCGGTCCTCGCGGGCGCAGGCCAGGCTGAGGAACAGGAGGAGCGCGATGCGCTTCATGACGCTTCCCCGGAGCGCGAGCGGTTGGCGAGGATGGCGGCGGCCATGCCGATGGCGCCGACGCCGAGGAAGGCGAGGGCCCGCAGGGGCGTGTCGGCATGGTCGAGGTCCGCCGCGATGAGCTTGAAGCTGGCGATGCCCATCCAGGCGTAGCCCGCGATCATCAGGGCCCGGCGGGCCTCGTCCCGCTGGCCGAGGCCGCGCATCCACTGCCAGGCGCCGGACAGCGCCCAGACCAAGGTCATGGCGATGGAGGCGGCACGGGAGGGACCGTAGCCGAGGCCCGGGCGGGCGGGAGCCTGAAGCCGCTGGACCAGGCGCGCGGCCTCGAAGGCCAGCGTGACGTTGGCCGTGACCTGCAGGGCCATGAAGGAGATCAGGCCCAGGGGACCACCACGGCGCGTCAGCAACCACCAGGCGGCGGAGGCCAGGGCCCCTTCGGCAAAGGCGGGATTGAGGAGGGGTGTGTAGCCGTGGCTGCTGAAGAGCAGCCCGTCGAGGCCGTGGAAGGCCCAGCGCAGGGTGGTGGCCAGGGCCAGGGCCGCGGCGAGCCAGCGCAGCGCGGTGGCCTCCTCGGCGAAGTCGCCCTTCTCGGCCTTGAGGGAGGCCCAGGCCAGGCCCAGGGCGAAGGCGCCCCACAGCGGACCCACCCAGGCCCAGGCTAGGGCCACGGGCACCGCCAGGGCCAGGTGTCCGGCAATCAGGGCCAGCAGCCCCCAGTCGGCGCAACGGCCCCCCATGCGGTGGCGGAGGGGCTGCACCAGGGCCAGGTTCAGGGCCGCCACGAGGAGGACGGGCAGGGCGAAGGTCTCGACGGCGAGGTCCATGCGCTTCCAGACCAGCCAGCCGTACGAGGTGGCGAGGATCGAGGCCACCAGCCAGAGCACCGTGGGCGTGCCGGGGCGTTCCTCCGTGCCCGGCAGCCAGGCCCACAGGCCCGCGAGCACCAGGTGCAGGACGAGGAGCAGGGCGAGGGTCGCGGCATCGCCCTTCATGACGTCAAGGCAGGCGGGCAGCAGCAGCAGCCACACGCCCACGAGGGCCGTCCAGCGGGCCCCGTGCCAGGAGCCCCCCGTGCGGGCGAGGTAGGGCACCGCGAGCGCAGCGGCCATGAGCACGGCGAGGTACACCGCCAGGGCCACCTCGTGATGGCCGCCCTGGCTGAAGACCAGGGGCGCCACCAGGCCGGAGACCAGGGCCACGGTCAGGGCCCCGCCACTTCGGCCCCGGGCGGCGAGCCCGCCGGCCAGCAGCGTGACGAGGGCCGTCGCCGCCAAGCCCAGGGGCGCGGCGTAGAAGTGGTATTCCATGGCGCCGGCGCGGAAGGTGAACTGCAGGGTGCCGAGGCCCGCCAGCAGCAGCGCCACGCCCAGGCGATGGCTGTCACCGAGGATCAGCTTCGCGGCGAAGGCGGCGATGGCGCCGCCCACCAGCAGGCCCAGGACGAAGCGCAGCTCCGCCCCCACCCAGCCCTGCTGGATGGCCCAGCGGAAGAAGAAGATGGTGCCGAGGAGGAAGATGGAGGCCGCGATGCCGGCGATCCACACCACTGGGGAGATCTCCTTGCGGGGGACGGCGGGGCGCACGACGGGGCGGGGCAGGGGACGGGTGGCGGGTGCCGCCTGGGGCACCGGAGCCTGGGTCGGGGGTGCCTGCTGCCGCTGCAGCAGCCAGGCCACCTGGGCCTCCAGGCGGGCCACGCGCTCGGCGAGCTCGGGCTGGGCGGCGGGATCCTGTGGGGCCTGGGGTTCCATGGCGACTCCATACGGAAGCGTATGGAATCATGCGGCCGGGTCCTGGGGCCTGTCAAGACCCTGGGCGGCTCAGCCGACGACGCGGTTCCGTCCTTCCGCCTTGGCCCGGTAGAGGGCCTTGTCGGCCCGGGAGAGCAGGCGCTCCGGGGTGTCCTCGGGGCCCTCCCAGGTGGCCAGGCCGATGCTCAGGGTGACCCGGTCGTTGGCCGGCAGGCCGGGGATCGAGTCAATGGCCACCTGTTCGCGGAGGCGCTCGGCCAGGGCCCGGGCGCCCTCCAGATCGGTCTGGGGGCAGTAGGCCAGGAACTCCTCGCCGCCGATGCGGCCCAGCTGGTCCACCTTGCGGAGGCCGAAGGCCATGCGCTGCGCCATGACGCCCAGCACCTGATCCCCAGCGGCGTGGCCGAAGCGGTCGTTGACGGCCTTGAAGTGGTCGAGGTCCACCAGCATGACGGACAGGCCCTGGCCGAAGCGGCCGCACTGGTCCAGCTCCATGCCGAGCATGTCGAGGATGTGCTTGCGGTTGTAGAGGCCCGTGAGGGGATCGCGGATGGCCTGGTGGTAGAGGCGCAGGCGGGAGTCCTCGAGGCTCAGCAGGCGGCCCAGCTCCTCCGCGGCGATCTCGAAGAGGCGTTCATGGTCCTCGGCGGACCGCCGCTCGGTGATGAAGGCCAGGGCTCCGACCACGGGGTAGCCGGGCGTGCTGGCGGGGAAGACTCGGAGGATGGGATCGCGAAGGCTCCGCCGCCGCTCGTCGTCATCGGCAGCGGGATGCCAGTGGCAGTCCGGCGGCGCCTGGAAGAGCCCCTGGTCGGCCAGGGCCTGCTGTAGGGCCTGGCGGTCCTCGGCACCGGCGGAGGAGCCATGGACGCCGTGGCACCAGAGGCCGTCCTCGCCCAGGTAGGCGACGAGCAGCGCCCCGGGCAGGACGAGCTCCTGGAGAATCTCGACGAAGCCCTGGATCAGCCGCGGGGTGTCGTGCTCGGCGGTGTAGAGGCGGGCGACGGAATCCCGGAGTGCCGTTTCCACGAGGCGCTGCTCCAGGGCCTGGGCGAGGCGCCGCTGGATGGCGTCCACCCCGAAGTTCTCCTGGGCCAGCCTGGGGACGGCGTGGGCCGTGTGGGGGCGGGAGGACTGCCTGGCCAGGGCGGTGGCCACCTCCACCACGTGATCCAGGTCCCGGCCCTTGACCAGGAAGCGGTCGGCGCCGCAGGTCTTCGCCCAGAACCGGGCCAGGCCGGCCCCCTGGGCCGTGAGGAGCAGGACGGGCAGGTGGCGCGTGGCCCGATCGTCCTTCACCAGGCGGCAGAACTGGTAGCCGTCGAGGAGGGGCATCACGCAGTCGCTCACCACCACGTCGGGGAACTCCGTGGCCAGGACGATGAGGGCCTCGGCGCCGTTGCGGGCTTCGATGGTGAGGTGCCCGTGCCGCTGGAAGAGGTGCCGGAGGAGGCTCAACTGGATGGGGTTGTCGTCTACCAGGAGGACCTGGAGCGACTGGGGACCCTTCGGCGTGGCAGATGTCATAAGTACCGTTTATCGATCAGGGTGGGCCGCAGCATGAATTGATGGGACCCGCGGGTGGAAGGCACGACCGTGGGATGCTGAAGCAAGGAGTACGCCCCATCATGACCGCGGATCTCGAAATTCGACAAGGGATGAGGCCCTGAGCATGGGGGTCCGATAGCCATGGATGCTCCGCTGCTGCTCGCCTTGACCCGCGCCTGGCTGCGGGACCGTGGCGACCTGCCCGTGGAGGCGGTATGGGCCTCCGGCCGGGCCCTGGGCCTGAAGTGGGCCGGGCGCAGGGTCGCGGAGGGGTGGGTGCTGCTGCTGCAGCCGAAGCCGGAGCTGTGGCTGCTGGGCGTGGAGCATCCAGCCTGGAAGCGCCTGCAGGCCGAGGCACCCAAGGACAGCGGGAAGCTCTGGAGCCCCTGGTTCCAGGGCGCGAAACTGCGGGCCGTGGAGGGCGATCCCCGCGAGCGCTGGGTGGGTCTCCACTTCCAGCGGCGCGCCATCACCGGGCGGCTGGAGTCGCTGCGCCTCGCCTTCCAGGCCATCCCCGGGCGCCCCGGGATCCGCGTGGATGGCGTGGACACGCAGGTGCCGAGGCTGGGCCTGGGTGTGCCCTTTCCGGCGGCGGCGCCCGAACCCGTGGAAGACCCGCCGCCCTTCCGGCGCTGGCGGGAGCGCTGGGGCGACCAGCTGGAGGCCGCCATCGCCGGGGAGCTTCCCGAGGTGCTGGAAGGCGAGGGCGAGCTGCTGGCCCGGCATCGGGTCTGGTCCGAGGGACGGGCCGACGCGCTGATCCTCGGGCCTGCGAAGGCGGCCGCCGAGCGCAAGCGGCAGGCCGAGTCCGCGCGTCTGGACCGTCTGGCCCAGGCCCTGGCCCGGGATCGCGCGAAACATGCGGCGCAGCTGCCCCTGAAGGCGCAGGCGCGGAGCCTCGCGGCCGAACTCTATCGGCTGAAGGGGGCCACCCGGGAGGCCGTCCTGCTGGATGGGAGTCGCATCGCCCTGCCGGAGGGGGCCACCGCGGAGGATGCAGCGCAGGCCTGGTTCGCGGCGGCGAAGAAGGCCGAGCGGGGTCTGGGCCGGGTGGCCGAGCTCGAAGGTGAGCTCGTGCGGGAGCGGGCCGCCTGGCTGAGGCGGGCGGAGCTGGAGGCGGAAGGCCTTGCGCCGGAGCCGCCGCCTGCGAGACAACCAAGGGGGAAGCAGCCCACGAAGGACAAGGGGACGAAGCGGATGCAGGGTGGCGAAGGCAAGCGCAAGGATGGCAAGGGCGCGGCCTTCCGCAGCGTCATGGTGGATGGCTTCGAGGTGCTCATCGGCAAGGGCGACGCCGAGAACGACCAGCTCACGTTCAAGGTCGCCGACAACCTGGATTTCTGGTTCCACGTGGCCAGCGTGCCCGGCAGCCACGTGGTGATCCGCAATCCCGACAAGCTGAGCGACCTGCCCCGCAGCGTCATCGAGCGCGCCGCCGAGCTGGCCGCCTACCACAGCAAGGCCCGGGACGGCGGCAAGGTGGAAGTCCACATGGCCCGCATCGCCGACATCAGCAAGCCCCGCGGCTTCGCACCCGGCAAGGTCATCCTGAAAAAGTGGGTGGGTATCCGCGTCTATCCCAAGCCCTAGTCGCGATCGAAGCCGAGTCGGCGGAGTGTGAGCGGTGTCTCGCGTATCGCCGCAGGCGATACCGAGAGGAAGTGGGTGGGGATACGCGTCTACCCCAAGCCCTGATCGGAACCGCTACTCCACCTTCACCGCGAAGGGCTTGAAGCCGGCCTTCTTCAGCTTCTCGGCGGTCTTGTCCGCGGCGGCGCGATCCGTGGCTTTCGTCAGGCGCACCTTCAGCTGGCCCTTCTCCTTCACGGTGGTCGTGGCGAAGCCGGCGGTCTTGGCCTTGTCGGCCACCCGCTTGGCCTCGGCGGCCTCGGCGGTGGCCACCAGCTGCAGGGTCCAGGCCTCGGGCTCGGCGGCCTTCTCCGCGGGCTTGACCTCGGCCTTCGGCTCGGGCTTGGGCTCCTCTTTGGGAGCGGCCGCGTCCACCTTCTGGGTGGGGACCAGCTTGTCGGGACCCTCGCCTTCGAAGAACTTGAGCTGGTCCACCAGGGGCTCCGGCAGGTCCTTCAGCTCCTCCTCCACACCCTTCTGCATGGGGCGGCGCAGCGCCGCGCTCTGCTTGCCCACCTGCACGCCCAGGACGAAGGCCAGGGTCAGCAGGCCCACGCCCACGCCCGCCACCCAGAGGATGGACTGGCTTTGGATGCTGATCTGGTCGCGTGTGTTCACGCGGCACCTCCTGTGCCGCGCCCTTCGGGCTTCGGCTGCGCCAAAGTGGCACTTCGCTCCTGCTTCATGCTCATGACCGGTCCAGATTAACGCCCTCGAGCAGGGCCGCGAACTGGCTGCCGCTGCTGGCGGGGGCGGTGACGAGCGTCAGGTCCGAGGGTTCCAGCAGGGCCGCCGCCAGCAGCTGGCCGCCGGAGCCGCCGAACTCGCCCCACAGCCGCTTGGGATGGATCGCCCCGGGCCATTCCGGGTGAGCCTCTGCCAGGCCGCCCTCAAGCGCGTCGAGGCGCGCC contains these protein-coding regions:
- a CDS encoding NFACT RNA binding domain-containing protein, translating into MDAPLLLALTRAWLRDRGDLPVEAVWASGRALGLKWAGRRVAEGWVLLLQPKPELWLLGVEHPAWKRLQAEAPKDSGKLWSPWFQGAKLRAVEGDPRERWVGLHFQRRAITGRLESLRLAFQAIPGRPGIRVDGVDTQVPRLGLGVPFPAAAPEPVEDPPPFRRWRERWGDQLEAAIAGELPEVLEGEGELLARHRVWSEGRADALILGPAKAAAERKRQAESARLDRLAQALARDRAKHAAQLPLKAQARSLAAELYRLKGATREAVLLDGSRIALPEGATAEDAAQAWFAAAKKAERGLGRVAELEGELVRERAAWLRRAELEAEGLAPEPPPARQPRGKQPTKDKGTKRMQGGEGKRKDGKGAAFRSVMVDGFEVLIGKGDAENDQLTFKVADNLDFWFHVASVPGSHVVIRNPDKLSDLPRSVIERAAELAAYHSKARDGGKVEVHMARIADISKPRGFAPGKVILKKWVGIRVYPKP
- a CDS encoding DUF2339 domain-containing protein, which encodes MEPQAPQDPAAQPELAERVARLEAQVAWLLQRQQAPPTQAPVPQAAPATRPLPRPVVRPAVPRKEISPVVWIAGIAASIFLLGTIFFFRWAIQQGWVGAELRFVLGLLVGGAIAAFAAKLILGDSHRLGVALLLAGLGTLQFTFRAGAMEYHFYAAPLGLAATALVTLLAGGLAARGRSGGALTVALVSGLVAPLVFSQGGHHEVALAVYLAVLMAAALAVPYLARTGGSWHGARWTALVGVWLLLLPACLDVMKGDAATLALLLVLHLVLAGLWAWLPGTEERPGTPTVLWLVASILATSYGWLVWKRMDLAVETFALPVLLVAALNLALVQPLRHRMGGRCADWGLLALIAGHLALAVPVALAWAWVGPLWGAFALGLAWASLKAEKGDFAEEATALRWLAAALALATTLRWAFHGLDGLLFSSHGYTPLLNPAFAEGALASAAWWLLTRRGGPLGLISFMALQVTANVTLAFEAARLVQRLQAPARPGLGYGPSRAASIAMTLVWALSGAWQWMRGLGQRDEARRALMIAGYAWMGIASFKLIAADLDHADTPLRALAFLGVGAIGMAAAILANRSRSGEAS
- a CDS encoding GGDEF domain-containing response regulator, which gives rise to MTSATPKGPQSLQVLLVDDNPIQLSLLRHLFQRHGHLTIEARNGAEALIVLATEFPDVVVSDCVMPLLDGYQFCRLVKDDRATRHLPVLLLTAQGAGLARFWAKTCGADRFLVKGRDLDHVVEVATALARQSSRPHTAHAVPRLAQENFGVDAIQRRLAQALEQRLVETALRDSVARLYTAEHDTPRLIQGFVEILQELVLPGALLVAYLGEDGLWCHGVHGSSAGAEDRQALQQALADQGLFQAPPDCHWHPAADDDERRRSLRDPILRVFPASTPGYPVVGALAFITERRSAEDHERLFEIAAEELGRLLSLEDSRLRLYHQAIRDPLTGLYNRKHILDMLGMELDQCGRFGQGLSVMLVDLDHFKAVNDRFGHAAGDQVLGVMAQRMAFGLRKVDQLGRIGGEEFLAYCPQTDLEGARALAERLREQVAIDSIPGLPANDRVTLSIGLATWEGPEDTPERLLSRADKALYRAKAEGRNRVVG
- a CDS encoding SPOR domain-containing protein — encoded protein: MNTRDQISIQSQSILWVAGVGVGLLTLAFVLGVQVGKQSAALRRPMQKGVEEELKDLPEPLVDQLKFFEGEGPDKLVPTQKVDAAAPKEEPKPEPKAEVKPAEKAAEPEAWTLQLVATAEAAEAKRVADKAKTAGFATTTVKEKGQLKVRLTKATDRAAADKTAEKLKKAGFKPFAVKVE